In bacterium, a single genomic region encodes these proteins:
- a CDS encoding sulfide/dihydroorotate dehydrogenase-like FAD/NAD-binding protein: MKLNEIVNKKELAQSIKLFDIYAPNIAKKCLPGNFIILMVSEYGERIPLTINDCDRAKGTIRIIVQEIGRTTQELGKMKVGEIIPNLMGPLGHASHIEKFGKVVCIGGGVGTAVMYPIAKALKEKGNEVITIIGAKTKALVILENEMKKISSQSYITTDDGSYGRKGFVTEPLNDIISSQTPNQSATASMADGTGHGIGRVFAIGPLIMMKIISEITKKHSIPTIVSLNPIMIDGTGMCGGCRVSVGNETKFACVDGPEFDAHKVDFDELIQRNNRFQVEERHACKLLEK; the protein is encoded by the coding sequence ATGAAGCTAAACGAAATAGTAAATAAAAAAGAATTGGCACAGAGCATTAAACTTTTTGATATATATGCGCCCAACATAGCAAAGAAATGCCTGCCCGGTAATTTCATAATATTGATGGTATCCGAATACGGAGAAAGAATTCCTCTTACAATAAATGACTGTGATAGAGCGAAGGGAACGATAAGAATCATAGTCCAGGAAATAGGCAGAACAACACAAGAACTTGGCAAAATGAAAGTGGGAGAAATCATCCCCAATCTGATGGGTCCGCTCGGTCATGCCTCCCATATAGAAAAATTCGGTAAAGTAGTATGCATAGGAGGCGGAGTGGGAACCGCAGTAATGTATCCGATTGCAAAAGCATTGAAAGAAAAAGGAAACGAAGTTATCACAATTATCGGCGCAAAAACAAAAGCACTTGTAATTCTTGAGAATGAGATGAAAAAAATAAGTTCACAATCCTATATTACAACCGATGACGGAAGTTACGGCAGGAAGGGGTTTGTAACCGAACCATTAAACGATATTATTTCGTCACAAACCCCGAACCAGTCCGCCACTGCTTCAATGGCGGACGGTACAGGGCACGGGATAGGCAGAGTATTTGCAATCGGCCCACTTATAATGATGAAGATAATAAGCGAGATAACAAAAAAACATTCAATCCCCACAATAGTCAGTTTAAATCCCATAATGATAGACGGCACGGGAATGTGTGGCGGTTGTCGTGTAAGCGTGGGCAATGAAACAAAATTCGCCTGTGTTGACGGGCCCGAATTTGATGCGCATAAAGTTGATTTTGACGAACTCATCCAAAGAAACAATAGATTTCAAGTAGAAGAAAGACATGCCTGTAAACTTTTAGAAAAATGA
- the gltA gene encoding NADPH-dependent glutamate synthase → MKRRPVKERIKDFGEVALGFSKEEAIAEAKRCLQCKKPLCIKGCPVQINIPKFIKEIAEEKFSDAIKTLKETNSLPGICGRVCPQETQCEMFCVLGKKGKPIDIGSLERFASDEGKNEGRGTRDEGRNKFLNPQSSIRNGIKTTVVGSGPAGLTCAGELAKMGYEVTIFESLHKAGGVLRYGIPEFRMPRDVLDSEIQYVKDLGVKIECDVLIGKTFSIDELFQEGYKAIFIASGAGYPQFLNIEGENANGVYSANEFLTRANLMKAYDKQYHTPIKVGKKVGVIGGGNVAMDAARVALRLGADNVYLVYRRTEKEMPAREEERENAKEEGVIFKILTQPVKIKTDDKGWVKELECLQMKLGKPDDSGRRRPLPIKDSNFSIPLDTIVIAIGQNPNPLIPSSTPNLKTGKKGTIEANEVGATSIEGVFAGGDIVTGAATVIEAMGAGRKTAKAMDEYIRSAKT, encoded by the coding sequence ATGAAAAGAAGACCCGTAAAAGAAAGAATAAAAGATTTTGGGGAAGTTGCTCTCGGTTTTAGCAAAGAAGAAGCAATAGCCGAAGCAAAAAGATGTCTGCAATGCAAAAAACCTCTTTGTATTAAAGGATGTCCCGTTCAGATAAATATTCCTAAATTCATAAAAGAAATTGCCGAAGAAAAATTCAGTGATGCGATTAAAACATTAAAAGAAACTAACAGTCTGCCTGGAATATGCGGGAGAGTATGTCCGCAGGAAACTCAATGCGAAATGTTTTGTGTCTTGGGCAAAAAAGGAAAACCAATAGATATCGGCTCACTTGAAAGATTTGCATCGGACGAGGGAAAGAACGAGGGACGAGGGACGAGGGACGAAGGACGCAATAAATTCCTCAATCCGCAATCCTCAATCCGCAATGGTATTAAGACAACGGTCGTTGGTTCGGGACCTGCGGGACTTACTTGCGCGGGGGAACTTGCAAAAATGGGTTATGAAGTAACAATATTTGAAAGTCTGCACAAGGCAGGCGGTGTATTAAGATACGGCATACCAGAATTTAGAATGCCCCGCGATGTTTTAGACAGTGAAATACAATATGTAAAAGATTTGGGGGTAAAAATAGAGTGCGATGTTTTAATAGGAAAAACATTTTCCATAGACGAACTTTTTCAGGAAGGATATAAAGCAATATTCATCGCAAGCGGCGCAGGCTATCCGCAATTTTTGAATATAGAAGGAGAGAATGCAAACGGAGTTTATTCGGCAAACGAATTTCTTACCAGAGCGAACCTGATGAAAGCATATGATAAACAATATCACACCCCTATAAAAGTCGGCAAAAAAGTAGGCGTGATAGGCGGAGGCAATGTCGCAATGGATGCGGCAAGAGTGGCTCTTAGATTAGGAGCGGATAATGTCTATTTAGTTTATCGCCGAACTGAAAAAGAAATGCCTGCAAGAGAAGAAGAAAGGGAGAACGCCAAAGAAGAAGGAGTAATTTTTAAAATCCTCACTCAACCCGTCAAAATAAAAACAGACGACAAGGGATGGGTGAAAGAACTTGAGTGTTTGCAAATGAAACTTGGCAAGCCGGATGATTCCGGAAGAAGAAGACCCCTTCCGATTAAAGATTCCAATTTTTCTATTCCTTTAGATACTATTGTTATCGCAATAGGACAAAATCCAAACCCCCTTATCCCCTCATCCACTCCGAACTTAAAAACAGGCAAAAAGGGAACAATAGAAGCAAATGAAGTCGGAGCAACATCCATCGAAGGAGTATTCGCAGGCGGCGATATAGTAACAGGCGCCGCAACGGTCATAGAAGCAATGGGCGCAGGAAGAAAAACGGCAAAGGCAATGGATGAGTATATACGCTCCGCTAAGACCTAA
- a CDS encoding N-6 DNA methylase yields the protein MASEEQISRELDKKGILIVDYEFFPLHSTTVKQYKDSGIIEKRSYGKYEKRKADGLLVDRRDKKKPKVLLVIEWKKPSGFQTDKQKKESIEQCNDVCQLLDASIGVITDGIVTYWINPRQDDAKNDYRDRTTDEKRSYSFILSEDKQKVQTNFFIKEQKQLNYEKLEETTKETYDLIQKILDQISEQNSTFRKTKEVDPLNLAKSVWQDIYVNTGKDPTKCLYNVVELFIFKFLSDLNVLKTPYDFQSLMDMYKNKKTSKEVLEFYARNSRVEIIKLFPIADDGTTIINGTIFVDGKGKPVYSQANLFKSSLQKYAEFQSLRNIKKEFKTKLFETFLKQSQDKSRLGQFFTPRKVVRAIIEMADVNSAEFICDPFCGVGGFILEPLQTYPKLKSQFRSNFSSKRVKFLGYDKGSDDDEHRTIILAKANMLIYLSDIVQKAPNLTKNYAEYFNGTFKLLSESNLGTLKVKFKQERDKPDLILSNPPYVKKGSRSLRNEIKEEGLESEYKCSGVGVEGLALKWILNNLRKDGRAFVVIPNGIMDNFANKKLREEIKKECFINAIISLPMKTFFNTNKKTYILCVEKKQNNVDIQDFPIFCYLVSSIGENLDADRFEIEDNDLEQAKNLYNQFKGSKTFFKVDDPRCKLIDFNVFDKSKYWIIENFWKDKELINLKIKEEKKTLGICSYNEFLSDLEKEINSSRKKIKKIEDEISKVKFKDKKITELFDIELGKAKYTKEYINNHQGEYPVYSAQTLNNGEIGKIDHYDWDAEGLTWSIDGSYPGMVFYRKGKFNMTCHSGLLLIKEEHKKELDYKYLLYLLNNHLPDFIQGQGNKRLKKTHIEEDVKNIKIPITSTGKFDLAKQKEIANKYEVIETVKKKLKEAYKRLSEYGVIIK from the coding sequence GTGGCTAGTGAAGAACAAATCTCAAGGGAGCTGGACAAAAAGGGTATTTTGATAGTTGATTATGAGTTCTTCCCTCTACATTCCACAACAGTAAAACAATATAAGGATAGTGGAATAATTGAGAAAAGAAGCTATGGTAAATATGAAAAGAGGAAGGCTGACGGACTTCTTGTTGATAGGAGAGACAAAAAAAAGCCAAAAGTTTTACTTGTGATAGAGTGGAAGAAACCTAGTGGCTTTCAAACAGACAAACAAAAGAAAGAATCAATAGAACAATGTAATGATGTGTGCCAGCTACTTGATGCAAGTATTGGGGTTATTACAGATGGAATTGTAACCTACTGGATTAATCCAAGACAAGATGATGCAAAGAATGATTACAGAGACAGAACTACAGACGAAAAAAGGAGTTATTCTTTTATTTTAAGTGAAGATAAGCAAAAAGTTCAGACGAATTTTTTCATTAAGGAGCAAAAACAGCTAAACTATGAAAAATTAGAAGAAACAACTAAAGAGACTTATGATTTAATTCAAAAGATATTAGATCAAATATCTGAACAAAACTCTACTTTCAGGAAAACAAAAGAAGTTGACCCATTAAATCTAGCTAAAAGTGTTTGGCAGGATATTTACGTCAATACAGGAAAAGATCCTACAAAATGTCTGTATAATGTTGTCGAATTGTTTATTTTTAAGTTTTTAAGCGATCTCAACGTCCTAAAAACTCCATATGACTTTCAAAGTTTGATGGATATGTATAAAAATAAAAAAACAAGCAAAGAGGTTTTGGAGTTTTACGCAAGAAATTCAAGGGTAGAGATAATAAAACTGTTTCCCATTGCAGACGATGGGACTACAATAATAAACGGAACAATCTTTGTTGACGGTAAAGGAAAGCCAGTTTACAGTCAAGCCAACCTATTCAAGAGTTCGTTACAGAAATACGCAGAATTCCAGTCCCTAAGAAATATAAAGAAAGAATTTAAGACAAAGTTATTTGAGACTTTTTTAAAGCAAAGCCAAGACAAGAGCCGTTTGGGGCAATTTTTTACTCCTAGAAAAGTTGTGCGGGCTATTATAGAAATGGCCGATGTAAATTCAGCAGAGTTTATATGTGATCCTTTTTGTGGTGTAGGTGGTTTTATTTTAGAGCCTTTACAAACTTATCCCAAACTCAAGAGCCAGTTTCGATCGAATTTCTCATCAAAGAGGGTTAAATTTCTTGGTTATGATAAAGGTAGTGACGACGATGAACATAGAACTATAATATTGGCCAAAGCTAATATGTTAATATATTTATCAGATATTGTACAAAAAGCACCTAATTTAACCAAGAATTATGCTGAATATTTTAATGGAACATTCAAGCTACTTTCCGAAAGTAATCTGGGGACTTTAAAAGTAAAATTCAAACAGGAAAGAGATAAACCTGACCTTATCCTTTCTAATCCACCCTATGTAAAAAAAGGTTCAAGAAGTTTAAGAAACGAAATAAAAGAAGAAGGTTTAGAATCAGAATATAAGTGTTCAGGTGTTGGTGTTGAGGGGCTTGCTTTAAAATGGATACTAAATAATTTAAGAAAAGACGGGCGGGCTTTTGTAGTTATACCTAATGGAATTATGGATAATTTTGCTAATAAGAAACTAAGGGAAGAAATTAAGAAAGAGTGTTTTATCAATGCTATAATTTCTTTACCAATGAAAACCTTTTTTAATACAAATAAAAAAACCTATATTTTATGTGTTGAGAAAAAACAGAATAATGTTGATATTCAGGACTTCCCTATCTTTTGTTATCTAGTTTCGAGCATAGGGGAAAACTTGGACGCAGATAGGTTTGAAATCGAAGATAACGATTTAGAACAAGCCAAGAATCTTTATAATCAATTTAAAGGAAGCAAAACTTTTTTTAAAGTTGATGATCCAAGATGCAAGCTAATAGATTTTAATGTTTTTGATAAAAGTAAATACTGGATTATTGAGAATTTCTGGAAAGATAAAGAGCTTATTAATCTGAAAATAAAAGAAGAAAAGAAAACACTAGGCATTTGTTCTTATAATGAGTTTTTATCTGATTTAGAAAAAGAAATTAATTCTTCAAGAAAAAAGATTAAGAAAATCGAAGATGAAATCAGCAAGGTAAAATTCAAAGATAAAAAGATCACTGAATTATTTGATATAGAATTAGGCAAGGCAAAATACACCAAAGAGTATATCAACAACCATCAAGGTGAATATCCGGTTTATTCTGCACAAACACTAAATAATGGAGAGATAGGAAAAATAGATCATTATGATTGGGATGCTGAAGGTTTAACTTGGTCTATAGATGGCTCTTATCCTGGTATGGTTTTTTATAGAAAGGGTAAGTTTAATATGACTTGTCATTCTGGATTGCTTTTAATTAAAGAAGAACACAAAAAAGAGTTGGACTATAAATATTTGTTGTACCTTTTGAATAACCATCTTCCAGATTTTATACAGGGGCAAGGAAACAAAAGATTAAAGAAAACTCACATAGAAGAAGATGTAAAAAATATAAAGATACCCATAACATCTACTGGAAAATTTGATTTAGCCAAGCAAAAAGAAATAGCAAATAAATATGAAGTCATTGAAACGGTTAAGAAAAAATTAAAAGAAGCTTATAAGAGATTGTCTGAGTATGGGGTTATTATAAAATAA
- the tig gene encoding trigger factor: MQIEVKDLKENKKSLSIEIPKEEVDKKLAKTYATVLTSAAIPGFRKGKASLKILKLYYGKDIKKQVSEELVDEYYQKAIDEKDLRVAPSPEIKEVEVEEGKPLKFEAIVETFAKFNIGEYKGIEIEREKSEVGDKEINAVLERKREELAELIPVNNRPSIKGDLLTADYHIEIDGKVAKELKNQKLVLGKTPVPKGWEKELTGVKKGDVREIREKAKSEKSKEVLYKFVVKDVQERRLLALDDDFAKKLGDFESLAKAREKIKAELEKMARFYEEENLRRTVIDKILKNSDIEAPASLIKRFTDYYKSMNKDMSEEESKKLAEENIKKELIVDEIAKKEGIKATDEEISRRKSQITRKEISQEDIREDLKKEKVLKFLIDNAKIKDKAKKAIITPEEENKLSSDKKGSIIIP, encoded by the coding sequence ATGCAAATAGAAGTTAAAGATTTAAAAGAGAATAAAAAATCGTTATCTATCGAAATTCCTAAGGAAGAAGTAGATAAGAAACTGGCAAAAACATATGCGACGGTTTTAACCAGCGCCGCTATCCCTGGGTTTAGAAAAGGGAAAGCTTCCTTGAAAATATTAAAGCTTTATTACGGCAAGGATATTAAAAAACAGGTTTCGGAAGAACTTGTGGACGAATATTATCAGAAAGCAATTGATGAGAAAGATTTGAGGGTGGCTCCTTCACCGGAAATCAAGGAAGTAGAAGTGGAAGAAGGCAAACCTTTGAAGTTTGAAGCTATTGTTGAGACATTTGCCAAATTTAATATAGGAGAATATAAGGGAATAGAGATTGAAAGAGAGAAATCAGAAGTTGGCGACAAAGAGATAAACGCTGTACTTGAGAGAAAACGCGAAGAACTTGCAGAGCTTATCCCTGTTAATAACCGCCCGTCTATAAAGGGGGACCTTTTAACGGCTGATTATCATATAGAAATAGACGGGAAAGTCGCAAAAGAATTAAAAAACCAAAAATTAGTATTAGGCAAAACTCCTGTTCCCAAAGGATGGGAAAAAGAATTGACCGGAGTCAAGAAAGGTGATGTTAGAGAAATCCGCGAAAAAGCCAAATCGGAAAAATCTAAAGAGGTATTGTATAAATTTGTTGTCAAGGATGTTCAGGAAAGACGACTTTTAGCCCTTGATGATGATTTCGCGAAAAAATTGGGCGATTTCGAAAGTTTGGCTAAGGCAAGAGAAAAGATAAAGGCAGAATTGGAGAAAATGGCTCGTTTTTACGAAGAAGAAAATCTAAGAAGAACTGTCATTGATAAAATCCTTAAAAATTCCGATATTGAAGCACCTGCTTCTTTAATTAAAAGGTTTACGGATTATTATAAATCTATGAATAAGGATATGAGCGAAGAGGAAAGCAAAAAACTGGCGGAAGAAAATATTAAGAAAGAACTGATAGTGGACGAAATTGCTAAAAAAGAAGGGATAAAAGCAACTGACGAGGAAATAAGTAGAAGAAAAAGCCAGATTACAAGAAAAGAAATTTCGCAGGAAGATATCCGGGAAGACTTGAAAAAAGAAAAAGTTTTAAAATTTCTTATTGACAACGCAAAAATAAAAGATAAAGCAAAAAAAGCGATTATTACCCCTGAAGAAGAGAATAAACTTTCTTCGGACAAAAAAGGAAGTATCATAATTCCTTAA
- the clpP gene encoding ATP-dependent Clp endopeptidase proteolytic subunit ClpP, with the protein MALIPIVIEQTGRMERAYDIYSRLLKDRIIMLGVPIDDHIANVVIAQLLYLESEDPKKDIFLYINSPGGYATAGLAIYDTMQFIKCDVSTICLGQASSAAALLLLAGTKDKRLSLPHSRILIHQPSGAVQGQATDIGIHAKEILTLKEKMNELISQHTGQSLEKVQKDTERDYFMNPEEAKKYGIIDEIIYSKKPASSGKKDKGEGVNKK; encoded by the coding sequence ATGGCTTTAATTCCTATAGTTATAGAACAAACAGGCAGGATGGAAAGAGCGTATGATATCTATTCGCGACTGTTGAAAGACAGGATAATTATGTTGGGCGTTCCCATAGACGACCATATTGCCAATGTGGTAATTGCGCAACTGTTATATTTGGAATCCGAAGACCCCAAAAAAGACATATTTCTGTATATAAATTCACCCGGCGGGTATGCAACCGCAGGATTGGCGATATATGATACTATGCAGTTTATAAAATGCGATGTGTCTACGATATGCCTAGGGCAAGCCTCTTCTGCCGCCGCATTATTGCTTCTTGCGGGGACTAAGGACAAGCGACTGTCCTTGCCGCATAGTAGAATACTTATTCATCAGCCTTCCGGCGCTGTTCAGGGACAAGCCACAGATATTGGAATCCACGCAAAGGAAATATTAACTCTAAAGGAAAAAATGAACGAACTTATTTCTCAACATACAGGTCAATCATTAGAGAAAGTTCAAAAAGATACTGAAAGAGATTATTTTATGAATCCCGAAGAAGCTAAAAAATATGGTATCATAGACGAAATTATTTATTCTAAGAAACCCGCCTCTTCCGGCAAAAAAGATAAGGGCGAAGGAGTTAATAAAAAATGA
- the rplM gene encoding 50S ribosomal protein L13, producing the protein MKTFILKKEAVERKWYLVDAKDEILGRLASRIALVLQGKNKPSYTPNVDMSDFVVVINAEKIKVTGKKLQTKQYERHSTYPSGLKIEKFETLLNTKPAEVIKKAVKRMLPVNKLRDKRMKKLKIYKGSEHPHKSVKIEPINLTKKRTSSVLGKP; encoded by the coding sequence ATGAAAACATTTATACTCAAAAAAGAAGCAGTTGAAAGAAAATGGTATTTAGTAGACGCCAAAGATGAAATCCTGGGAAGATTAGCATCAAGAATAGCCCTTGTTTTGCAAGGCAAGAATAAGCCCTCATATACTCCCAACGTTGATATGAGTGATTTTGTAGTGGTTATAAATGCGGAAAAAATAAAAGTTACGGGCAAAAAATTGCAAACCAAACAATACGAAAGACATTCAACCTATCCGAGCGGTTTAAAAATCGAAAAATTTGAAACATTGCTTAATACAAAGCCCGCAGAAGTGATAAAGAAAGCAGTTAAAAGAATGTTGCCCGTAAACAAATTAAGAGATAAAAGAATGAAGAAATTGAAAATTTACAAAGGTTCTGAACATCCGCATAAAAGTGTAAAAATAGAACCTATAAATCTTACCAAGAAAAGAACTAGTTCGGTTCTTGGTAAACCCTGA
- the rpsI gene encoding 30S ribosomal protein S9, with protein MENKVNTTGRRKEAVAKVFLSLGTGNIVINGKRLDEYFPLSNLQARVLAPLEVTENLKLYDVKIKVLGGGISGQAGAAALGIARALVETDEKFRATLKKKGLLKRDPRMVERKKYGRRKARKSPQYSKR; from the coding sequence ATGGAAAATAAAGTTAATACTACAGGAAGAAGAAAAGAAGCAGTTGCAAAAGTTTTTCTTTCCTTGGGAACAGGCAATATCGTCATAAACGGCAAAAGATTGGACGAATATTTCCCACTATCGAACCTTCAGGCAAGAGTTCTTGCCCCACTTGAAGTTACTGAAAATCTAAAGCTATATGATGTAAAAATTAAGGTGCTCGGTGGAGGTATTTCAGGACAAGCCGGTGCAGCTGCGCTTGGTATTGCCCGCGCCCTAGTTGAAACAGACGAAAAATTTAGAGCTACGCTTAAGAAAAAAGGCTTATTAAAAAGAGATCCTCGAATGGTAGAGAGAAAAAAATATGGCCGAAGAAAAGCTCGTAAAAGCCCCCAATACTCCAAACGATAA
- a CDS encoding cell division protein ZapA, whose translation MAEEKLVKAPNTPNDKGEIVVVSVLGNEIRLRTQAGSDYIHKLTEDIENRIKCCMSDSGIMSSLKAVILVCLDLADELEKQKKQHSKKDKSCEERIDKLINKISAV comes from the coding sequence ATGGCCGAAGAAAAGCTCGTAAAAGCCCCCAATACTCCAAACGATAAAGGGGAAATTGTTGTTGTTAGTGTTCTCGGTAATGAAATTAGATTAAGAACACAAGCCGGTTCGGATTATATTCATAAGTTAACCGAAGATATTGAAAACAGAATAAAATGCTGTATGAGCGATTCGGGCATTATGTCTTCCCTGAAAGCGGTGATTTTAGTATGCCTTGACCTTGCGGACGAATTGGAAAAGCAAAAGAAACAGCATTCCAAAAAAGACAAGTCTTGTGAAGAAAGAATAGATAAACTAATCAATAAAATTTCCGCAGTTTAA
- the pdxA gene encoding 4-hydroxythreonine-4-phosphate dehydrogenase PdxA, with translation MLPIIGITMGDPAGIGGEIIIKSLKQKALRSKYCPVIIGDFSYLKLLIKKLSSPLKITSINKIKDRKSLPIDAVPIIDLKNLENKKIKFGICDTGCGKASYEYIAKAIELASYGFIDAIVTAPINKESFHKAHIPYTGHTEMLAKLTKTKNFAMMLVGGKLRVVLVTRHIPIKNVSKKLTEEKVFTAIKLAHNAGKYFNITKPIIGICGLNPHSGEGGTIGDEEIKIIIPAIKKSKKTGINAMGPYASDTIFYKALKPARQSLSGGGNYDFVVAMFHDQGLIPLKALYFDEGVNVTLGLPFIRTSPDHGTAYDIAGKGIANPKSMQEAIKLAVKMSRI, from the coding sequence ATGCTGCCAATTATTGGAATAACGATGGGCGACCCTGCCGGAATAGGCGGAGAAATTATCATAAAATCTCTCAAACAAAAAGCCCTGCGCTCAAAGTATTGTCCCGTTATTATCGGTGATTTTTCCTATTTGAAACTCCTCATAAAAAAACTTTCTAGTCCCTTAAAAATAACCAGTATAAATAAAATTAAAGACAGAAAATCCTTACCCATTGACGCAGTCCCCATAATTGACCTGAAAAATTTGGAAAATAAAAAAATAAAGTTTGGAATATGTGACACTGGTTGCGGGAAAGCTTCTTACGAATATATAGCCAAAGCCATAGAATTAGCTTCTTACGGATTTATTGACGCGATTGTTACAGCCCCCATAAACAAAGAAAGTTTTCATAAAGCACATATACCTTATACCGGACATACGGAAATGTTGGCTAAACTTACAAAAACGAAAAATTTCGCAATGATGCTCGTAGGCGGAAAATTAAGAGTCGTATTAGTGACAAGACATATCCCCATTAAAAATGTTTCAAAAAAATTAACTGAAGAAAAAGTTTTCACAGCTATAAAACTTGCCCACAATGCAGGTAAATATTTCAATATCACTAAACCAATAATAGGCATCTGTGGACTTAATCCTCATAGCGGCGAAGGTGGAACTATAGGAGATGAAGAGATTAAAATAATTATACCCGCAATCAAGAAATCCAAAAAAACGGGAATAAACGCGATGGGACCATATGCTTCGGATACTATTTTTTATAAAGCTTTAAAACCTGCCCGCCAAAGTTTGTCAGGCGGGGGAAACTATGATTTTGTTGTTGCAATGTTCCACGACCAAGGACTTATACCTTTAAAAGCGCTTTATTTTGACGAAGGGGTAAACGTTACCTTGGGATTGCCTTTTATCCGAACCTCGCCCGACCACGGTACGGCTTATGATATTGCAGGAAAAGGCATCGCAAATCCTAAAAGTATGCAGGAAGCGATAAAATTAGCTGTAAAAATGAGCCGTATTTAA
- the ispH gene encoding 4-hydroxy-3-methylbut-2-enyl diphosphate reductase translates to MKIIVAKNAGFCFGVKRAVKIALDAAKNGQVYTLGALIHNPPMVRKMENKGIVVIENFEKIDNEIVIIPSHGISPEVLKKIKPRVKKIIDATCPFVKKARDEAIKLSKMCEQLIIVGDKKHPEIRGILPFLQGNVIVVKDKSELQNKSIGSCGVVAQTTMSENIFQQVVLKASKCSKEIKVINTICDATRKRQTSTLKLLKDVDIMIIIGGHNSANTRQLLELCIKNKKRACQVEDESELKKEWFKNFQKVGITAGASTPPWMIKKIRKKIQSF, encoded by the coding sequence ATGAAAATAATTGTTGCTAAGAATGCAGGCTTCTGTTTCGGTGTAAAAAGAGCCGTAAAAATAGCTTTAGATGCGGCTAAAAATGGACAGGTTTACACACTGGGCGCTTTAATACATAATCCTCCTATGGTCCGAAAAATGGAAAACAAAGGCATTGTAGTCATAGAGAATTTTGAAAAAATAGATAATGAAATAGTAATTATTCCTTCACATGGCATTTCTCCTGAAGTGCTTAAGAAAATAAAACCGAGAGTAAAAAAAATTATTGATGCGACTTGTCCTTTCGTAAAAAAAGCCCGGGATGAAGCTATCAAACTTAGCAAGATGTGTGAACAATTAATAATAGTCGGGGACAAGAAACATCCTGAAATTAGAGGTATATTACCGTTCTTGCAGGGTAATGTGATTGTGGTAAAAGATAAATCAGAATTACAAAACAAATCTATTGGTTCCTGCGGAGTAGTAGCTCAAACCACAATGAGTGAGAATATTTTTCAACAGGTTGTTTTAAAAGCATCAAAATGCTCCAAAGAGATCAAGGTAATAAATACTATCTGTGACGCCACCAGAAAAAGACAAACATCTACGCTAAAACTTTTAAAGGATGTGGATATAATGATAATAATAGGCGGACATAATAGCGCCAATACACGACAGTTGCTGGAACTATGTATAAAAAATAAGAAACGCGCTTGTCAGGTTGAAGACGAATCTGAACTTAAGAAAGAATGGTTTAAAAATTTTCAAAAAGTCGGAATAACCGCAGGAGCATCTACTCCGCCTTGGATGATTAAGAAAATCAGGAAGAAAATTCAGTCTTTCTGA
- a CDS encoding SoxR reducing system RseC family protein: MIEIGKVIKIEENRAVVLLSASEHCDKCRICMLDDEGQRTLTADNDIGAKIGNEVEIFISEGMISKLSFLVFILPIMTFLIGYLILWGISRSEIVSAIAGGITFVLTFYALFVYEKKLNQINKDTLPSISRILKNKNESNT, translated from the coding sequence ATGATTGAAATAGGGAAAGTTATAAAGATAGAAGAAAATAGGGCAGTTGTGCTTTTAAGCGCTTCTGAACATTGCGATAAATGTAGAATTTGTATGCTTGATGATGAAGGGCAAAGGACGCTAACTGCTGACAATGATATTGGAGCCAAAATTGGAAACGAAGTGGAAATATTTATTTCCGAGGGTATGATTTCCAAATTGAGTTTCCTTGTTTTTATTTTACCGATAATGACTTTTTTAATCGGATATTTAATCCTATGGGGCATAAGCCGCAGTGAAATTGTCTCTGCCATAGCAGGGGGCATCACTTTTGTTTTAACTTTCTATGCATTGTTTGTATACGAGAAAAAATTAAATCAGATAAACAAAGATACATTACCTTCCATTTCGAGAATCTTAAAGAATAAAAATGAAAGTAACACTTAA